A region from the Beduinella massiliensis genome encodes:
- a CDS encoding response regulator — MNRILLVEDDRAIARNLVLLLRAEGFEVVHAPTRAQALDQTARGAFDLALVDISLPDGNGFSLLTEMREKQDVPVIFLTASGDEASVVTGLSLGADDYVTKPFRPRELMARIAAAQRRRGRAAPTFECGGLRVDLASGVVTRNGAEVFLSALEYRLLLVFVNNPKAIVTRARLLDELWDAAGEFVNDNTLTVYIKRLREKIEDDPANPKIILTVRGTGYRLGGDHVSQ, encoded by the coding sequence ATGAACCGCATCCTTCTGGTCGAGGACGACCGGGCCATCGCCCGGAACCTGGTGCTGCTCCTGCGCGCGGAGGGGTTCGAGGTCGTGCACGCGCCGACGCGCGCGCAGGCTCTGGATCAGACCGCGCGGGGCGCGTTTGACCTGGCGCTGGTCGACATCTCCCTGCCCGACGGCAACGGCTTTTCGCTCCTGACGGAAATGCGGGAAAAGCAGGACGTCCCCGTGATCTTCCTGACGGCATCCGGCGACGAGGCGAGCGTCGTGACCGGGCTCAGCCTCGGCGCGGACGACTACGTCACCAAGCCCTTCCGCCCGCGCGAGCTCATGGCGCGCATCGCGGCCGCGCAGCGAAGGCGCGGACGCGCCGCGCCAACGTTTGAGTGCGGCGGTCTTCGCGTGGACCTCGCCAGCGGCGTCGTGACCCGGAACGGGGCGGAGGTCTTCCTCTCCGCGCTGGAATACCGCCTGCTGCTGGTGTTCGTCAACAACCCGAAGGCCATCGTCACGCGCGCGCGGCTGCTGGACGAGCTGTGGGACGCGGCGGGCGAGTTCGTGAACGACAACACGCTGACCGTGTACATCAAGCGCCTGCGGGAAAAGATCGAGGACGACCCCGCGAACCCGAAGATCATCCTGACCGTCCGCGGCACGGGATACCGGCTGGGAGGCGACCATGTTTCGCAGTAG
- a CDS encoding ATP-binding protein, whose amino-acid sequence MFRSREIRRFAALLCALTAAFAAAGFLLSPAAGALALASAAAFCAAFFAFTRARYGRLARLSEEIDRVLHDADHLFIAEAEEGELSILHSEITKMTLRIREQNEALRREKEHLADSLADVAHQLRTPLTSANLILSLLRAEPDGERRMAFLREAEELLSQMDWLLDSLLKLSRLDAGIVAFQSEEIEVERLLNAAARPLLISMELHGIALQTRVPPGMTIRGDGLWLTQALSNLLKNCMQSAGDGGRIEIACADTPLHGEIVLHDSGPGFESGDLPHLFERFYRGKNTNAAGYGIGLNLCKTILVRQGGTIAAKNHPQGGAMFILRFPK is encoded by the coding sequence ATGTTTCGCAGTAGAGAGATTCGCCGTTTCGCCGCCCTGCTCTGCGCCCTGACCGCCGCCTTCGCGGCTGCGGGCTTCCTGCTGTCGCCCGCGGCGGGCGCCCTGGCGCTCGCATCCGCCGCCGCCTTCTGCGCGGCTTTTTTCGCGTTTACCCGCGCGCGCTACGGGCGCCTTGCGCGCCTTTCGGAGGAGATCGACCGCGTGCTCCACGACGCAGACCACCTGTTTATCGCGGAGGCGGAGGAGGGCGAGCTTTCCATCCTGCACAGCGAGATCACGAAGATGACGCTGCGCATCCGCGAGCAGAACGAGGCGCTGAGGCGGGAAAAGGAGCATCTGGCCGACTCGCTGGCCGACGTCGCCCACCAGCTGCGCACGCCCCTCACCTCCGCGAACCTGATCCTGTCGCTGCTGAGGGCGGAGCCCGACGGGGAGCGGCGGATGGCGTTTCTGCGCGAAGCGGAGGAGCTCCTGTCGCAGATGGATTGGCTGCTCGACTCCCTGCTCAAGCTCTCCCGGCTGGACGCGGGCATCGTCGCCTTTCAAAGCGAGGAGATCGAGGTGGAGCGCCTGCTGAACGCCGCGGCCCGGCCCCTCCTCATCTCCATGGAGCTGCACGGCATCGCCCTTCAAACGCGCGTGCCGCCCGGCATGACGATCCGGGGCGACGGCCTGTGGCTGACGCAGGCCCTGTCCAACCTGCTCAAAAACTGCATGCAGAGCGCGGGCGACGGCGGGCGGATCGAGATCGCCTGCGCGGACACCCCGCTGCACGGCGAAATCGTCCTGCACGACAGCGGACCGGGCTTTGAAAGCGGCGACCTGCCGCACCTGTTTGAACGGTTCTACCGCGGGAAGAATACGAACGCCGCCGGATACGGCATCGGCCTGAACCTGTGCAAGACCATCCTCGTGCGCCAGGGCGGGACGATCGCCGCGAAGAACCACCCGCAGGGCGGGGCGATGTTCATCCTCCGCTTCCCAAAGTGA
- a CDS encoding DUF2961 domain-containing protein has translation MAYNGIGSMADIFKLSNAKTRSISPENYKGEAGGGGRCPLEEGNAKRAARDLGLGWKVNPYIIIQPGETFEIADIEGPGCIQHIWLTPTGSWRNTILRMYWDGQENASVESPIGDFFACGWGEYAQVSSLAVCVNPGSAFNCYWPMPFRKHCRMTLENRAEEPVTIYYQIDYCLTEVEEDAAYFCAQFRRVNPLPYKEVYTLVDGVKGKGHYVGTYMAWGVNNRGWWGEGEIKFYIDGDREYPTICGTGTEDYFCGSYDFEDPFTHDKYVPFTTPYAGLPQVICADKLYKSQMRFGMYRWHLQDPIRFEEELRVTIQALGWRSGGRYLPLQDDIASVAYWYQTLPTAPFAPLPDKDYLEII, from the coding sequence ATGGCATACAACGGAATCGGAAGCATGGCGGACATTTTCAAGCTGTCAAACGCGAAGACGCGGTCGATCTCGCCGGAGAACTACAAGGGCGAGGCGGGCGGGGGCGGACGCTGCCCGCTGGAAGAGGGGAACGCGAAGCGCGCGGCGCGGGACCTGGGCCTTGGATGGAAGGTGAACCCGTACATCATCATCCAGCCGGGCGAGACGTTTGAAATCGCGGACATCGAAGGGCCGGGGTGCATCCAGCACATCTGGCTGACGCCGACGGGAAGCTGGCGCAATACGATCCTCAGGATGTACTGGGACGGTCAGGAGAACGCGTCGGTGGAATCGCCGATCGGGGACTTCTTCGCGTGCGGCTGGGGGGAATACGCGCAGGTGTCGTCGCTGGCGGTGTGCGTGAACCCGGGAAGCGCGTTCAACTGCTACTGGCCGATGCCGTTCCGAAAGCACTGCCGGATGACGCTGGAAAACCGAGCGGAGGAGCCGGTGACGATCTACTACCAGATCGACTACTGCCTGACGGAGGTGGAAGAGGACGCGGCGTACTTCTGCGCGCAGTTCAGGCGTGTGAACCCGCTGCCGTACAAGGAGGTCTACACGCTCGTGGACGGCGTGAAGGGGAAGGGTCACTACGTGGGCACCTACATGGCGTGGGGCGTGAACAACCGCGGCTGGTGGGGCGAGGGCGAAATCAAGTTCTACATCGACGGGGACAGGGAGTACCCGACGATCTGCGGGACGGGAACGGAGGACTACTTCTGCGGGTCGTACGACTTCGAGGACCCGTTCACGCACGACAAGTACGTGCCGTTCACGACGCCGTACGCGGGGCTGCCGCAGGTGATCTGCGCGGACAAGCTGTACAAGAGCCAGATGCGCTTTGGCATGTATCGCTGGCACCTTCAGGACCCGATCCGGTTTGAGGAGGAGCTGCGGGTGACGATCCAGGCGCTGGGGTGGAGAAGCGGCGGACGCTACCTGCCGCTGCAGGACGACATCGCGTCGGTGGCGTACTGGTACCAGACGCTTCCGACCGCGCCCTTCGCCCCGCTGCCGGACAAGGATTACCTCGAAATCATTTAA
- a CDS encoding LacI family DNA-binding transcriptional regulator: MATIYEIAQEVGVSPSTVARALSGKGYCSKESYDKIMEAARRMQYVPSHAARTLKSKRTSKILFCIPDLYNPFYFRMIKGASDVLDAHDYFPVLCHTRGELKSELQMLRNLQEGYGDGMIFVSFDFNPENIAAVNGCGMPVVLTNSYQSPRGNDRFDCVYIDTYEGVRMACAHFIQKGHRRIGYIGGDASVQTGRERFAGFVKAMDEGGVAIDQALLKEGDFSRESGESAMRELLAAGERPTAVVAANDLMAVGALRVCQRAGVRVPEEVALIGMDNSDVALYTTPELSSVQMMEYDIGQIAAQLLMERIFKKREEKKTVRLQPSLALRASSGD, translated from the coding sequence ATGGCAACGATCTATGAAATCGCGCAGGAGGTGGGCGTTTCGCCTTCGACGGTGGCGCGCGCGCTGAGCGGCAAGGGATATTGCAGCAAGGAAAGCTACGACAAGATCATGGAGGCGGCTCGGCGGATGCAATACGTGCCCTCGCACGCGGCCCGCACGCTCAAGAGCAAGCGGACGAGCAAAATTCTGTTCTGCATCCCCGATTTGTACAACCCCTTTTACTTCCGCATGATCAAGGGGGCCAGCGACGTGCTGGACGCGCACGACTACTTCCCCGTGCTCTGCCACACGCGCGGCGAACTCAAGAGCGAGCTGCAGATGCTCAGAAATTTGCAGGAGGGGTATGGGGACGGCATGATCTTCGTCTCCTTTGACTTCAACCCCGAGAACATCGCCGCGGTCAACGGCTGCGGCATGCCCGTCGTGCTCACGAACAGCTATCAGTCGCCCCGCGGCAACGACCGGTTCGACTGCGTGTACATCGACACCTACGAGGGCGTGCGCATGGCCTGCGCGCACTTCATCCAAAAGGGGCACCGCCGCATCGGCTACATCGGCGGCGACGCCTCGGTGCAGACCGGCCGGGAGCGCTTCGCGGGCTTCGTGAAGGCGATGGACGAGGGAGGCGTCGCGATCGACCAGGCCCTGCTCAAGGAAGGGGATTTCTCGCGCGAGAGCGGCGAGTCGGCCATGCGCGAGCTGCTCGCCGCGGGCGAGCGCCCCACGGCGGTCGTCGCCGCCAACGACCTGATGGCGGTGGGCGCGCTGCGCGTGTGCCAGCGCGCGGGCGTGCGCGTGCCGGAGGAGGTCGCGCTGATCGGCATGGACAATTCCGACGTCGCCCTGTACACCACGCCGGAGCTTTCCTCCGTTCAGATGATGGAATACGACATCGGCCAGATCGCCGCGCAGCTGCTGATGGAGCGCATCTTCAAAAAGCGCGAGGAAAAGAAGACCGTGCGCCTGCAGCCCTCGCTCGCGCTGCGGGCCTCGAGCGGCGATTGA
- a CDS encoding extracellular solute-binding protein, giving the protein MTSLLMALLIALTLLPAAAGADTEGKTEVVLWNQIFEDWNRAWCEQMVEEFNADPNQKYYVTQEFVDGAAWDEKLTAARAAGTTPDILLTNYSNIVWQANQGMFLPLDELIPQDAWDDLYDNVRDMVTVNGKKYAYPQMLEPAVVLYYRKDLFEQAGLDPENPPKTWDAFVEAAKALTTNDMYGATMNYEWSMWGWEYTAAGHWPITEGWDAADCQDQGYADLLNFMSELYTNEYVPLQPLEGYNGSARLIGDESVAMTFCGSWGIAEILNNYPEMADVIGVAPAPTKDGSPFKSTVGGWTYAIDAKTDNAEGAAAYIYWLLGQDAQRTASFFEAANFSKYAPRESVDAYLMENTAAKDDAWMQTISQEIIPNAISEPIYAWDISSFLLTAMDEVLINGTSAEDALAQAADAINLFIEGNDYANKKPQ; this is encoded by the coding sequence ATGACATCTTTGCTGATGGCGCTGCTCATCGCGCTGACCCTGCTGCCCGCTGCGGCGGGCGCGGACACCGAGGGCAAGACGGAGGTCGTGCTGTGGAACCAGATCTTCGAGGACTGGAACCGCGCGTGGTGCGAGCAGATGGTCGAGGAATTCAACGCGGACCCGAACCAGAAGTACTACGTGACGCAGGAGTTCGTGGACGGCGCGGCCTGGGATGAAAAGCTGACCGCCGCGCGTGCCGCCGGCACCACGCCGGACATCCTGCTGACCAACTACAGCAACATCGTGTGGCAGGCGAACCAGGGCATGTTCCTGCCGCTGGACGAACTGATTCCGCAGGACGCCTGGGACGACCTGTACGACAACGTGCGGGACATGGTGACGGTAAACGGCAAGAAGTACGCCTACCCGCAGATGCTGGAGCCCGCGGTCGTGCTCTACTACCGCAAGGACCTGTTCGAGCAGGCGGGCCTGGACCCGGAAAACCCGCCCAAGACCTGGGATGCGTTCGTCGAGGCGGCCAAGGCGCTGACGACGAACGACATGTACGGCGCCACGATGAACTATGAATGGTCCATGTGGGGCTGGGAATACACCGCCGCGGGCCACTGGCCCATCACCGAGGGCTGGGACGCGGCCGACTGCCAGGATCAGGGCTACGCGGACCTGCTGAACTTCATGAGCGAGCTGTACACGAACGAATACGTGCCGCTTCAGCCGCTGGAGGGCTACAACGGCTCCGCGCGCCTGATCGGGGACGAGAGCGTCGCGATGACCTTCTGCGGTTCCTGGGGCATCGCGGAGATCCTCAACAACTACCCGGAGATGGCGGACGTGATCGGCGTGGCGCCGGCCCCCACCAAGGACGGCTCGCCCTTCAAGAGCACCGTCGGCGGCTGGACCTACGCGATCGACGCCAAGACCGACAACGCCGAGGGCGCGGCGGCCTACATCTACTGGCTGCTGGGCCAGGACGCTCAGCGCACCGCGAGCTTCTTTGAGGCGGCGAACTTCTCCAAGTACGCGCCCCGCGAGTCCGTGGACGCGTACCTGATGGAAAACACCGCGGCAAAGGACGACGCGTGGATGCAGACGATCTCCCAGGAGATCATCCCCAACGCCATCAGCGAGCCGATCTACGCCTGGGACATCAGCTCTTTCCTGCTCACCGCGATGGACGAGGTGCTGATCAACGGGACGTCCGCGGAGGATGCGCTCGCCCAGGCGGCGGACGCGATCAACCTGTTCATCGAGGGCAACGACTACGCCAACAAAAAGCCCCAGTAA
- a CDS encoding DUF6259 domain-containing protein yields MVLQNEGVRLQIDDATGAILQLEDLKRNRRYIAEGAKTAGQVIRGEETAPLGEAQVRAEADGLEIRWQLADAVVNASVRLLADGAAFRASVQNGPAGTWRAVEYPVLGPLTDYGGRGCLAHAWATGVLVQNPAAVLPEQGALRFAPYPEGFSGASMQLMSYYEEGRGGLYLAAQDGGCHQKWLNAWTQGGALCLSHMAGYEDLRPGAKVSMDYDFVVRFTDGDGWEEAAGLYKAWATEQEWCREGTAAGRADRARWLYEDVGYCTFGVNAGSDRTKWLNRYRRDIGAHGFHVLGPDWTNRLQDFQNGIPGAMEDWLPTRFNAANLRAIRENGDRFAPFEFDFLVGLDKSRPELLRENLERFPSPTYSHDGYTFNMLCPCQPYTRTFHRERDLQVLREAGVDAMYYDISANNLIKICEREDHAHTPGGGCEITRGYQEVYEDTRAALTQEAGREVPLGTEMMCECFLPQLSFYQARAWAQPCAMLETWPLAEAMRDGRARMIPMFDFVYHEYGPVRMDGWGKLVEETGDLFYYNAAKVYSWGGLYEINHEYSPMELLEGAENDPQEHYFRFQKRGYAYAPERAAYLRAFARARTGLANPYWAYGTMLRTPRVACERIRLPWFHYNYGGGGEETRGSYEVEAVFASCFRSPEGSAAVFLTNVDGRTQGAEVELDANALGAGSVLLHTGFDADGGPSTTDLGMLQAGEVRTLRLELSPRTLYMLKIKS; encoded by the coding sequence ATGGTCTTGCAAAACGAGGGCGTTCGCCTTCAGATCGACGACGCGACGGGCGCGATCCTCCAGCTGGAGGATTTGAAACGGAACCGGCGCTATATCGCCGAGGGGGCCAAGACGGCCGGACAGGTCATCAGGGGCGAAGAGACGGCGCCGCTGGGCGAGGCGCAGGTGCGGGCGGAGGCGGACGGCCTTGAGATTCGCTGGCAGCTTGCGGACGCGGTGGTGAATGCGAGCGTTCGCCTGCTCGCGGACGGCGCCGCGTTCCGGGCGTCCGTTCAAAACGGGCCTGCGGGCACGTGGCGCGCGGTGGAATACCCGGTGCTGGGGCCGCTCACGGATTACGGCGGGCGCGGCTGCCTCGCGCACGCCTGGGCGACGGGCGTGCTGGTGCAAAATCCCGCCGCCGTGCTGCCCGAACAGGGCGCGCTGCGCTTTGCGCCCTACCCCGAAGGCTTTTCGGGCGCGTCGATGCAGCTGATGAGCTATTACGAGGAAGGGCGCGGGGGCCTGTACCTGGCGGCGCAGGACGGCGGCTGTCACCAGAAGTGGCTGAACGCCTGGACGCAGGGCGGCGCGCTCTGCCTAAGCCACATGGCGGGCTATGAGGATTTGCGCCCGGGCGCGAAGGTGTCGATGGATTACGACTTCGTCGTGCGCTTCACGGACGGGGACGGCTGGGAGGAAGCGGCCGGGCTGTACAAGGCCTGGGCGACGGAGCAGGAATGGTGCCGCGAGGGAACCGCCGCCGGGCGGGCGGACCGCGCGCGCTGGCTGTACGAGGACGTGGGGTACTGTACGTTCGGCGTGAACGCGGGCAGCGACCGCACGAAGTGGCTGAACCGCTATCGCAGGGACATCGGCGCGCACGGCTTTCACGTGCTCGGCCCGGACTGGACGAACCGCCTGCAGGACTTTCAGAACGGCATCCCCGGCGCGATGGAGGACTGGCTGCCGACGCGCTTTAACGCGGCGAACCTCCGGGCGATCCGGGAAAACGGCGACCGCTTCGCGCCCTTTGAATTCGACTTTCTCGTAGGGCTGGACAAGAGCAGGCCGGAGCTGCTGCGGGAGAACCTGGAGCGTTTCCCCTCGCCGACTTACAGTCACGACGGCTACACGTTCAACATGCTCTGCCCCTGCCAGCCGTACACCCGGACGTTCCACCGCGAGCGCGACCTGCAGGTGCTGCGCGAGGCGGGCGTAGACGCGATGTACTACGACATTTCGGCCAACAACCTCATCAAGATCTGCGAGCGCGAGGATCACGCGCACACGCCGGGCGGCGGATGCGAGATCACGCGCGGCTATCAGGAGGTCTACGAGGACACGCGCGCGGCGCTTACGCAGGAGGCGGGACGCGAGGTGCCGCTGGGCACGGAGATGATGTGCGAGTGCTTCCTGCCGCAGCTCAGCTTTTACCAGGCGCGCGCCTGGGCCCAGCCCTGCGCGATGCTGGAGACCTGGCCGCTGGCGGAGGCGATGCGCGACGGACGCGCGCGGATGATCCCGATGTTCGACTTCGTCTACCACGAATACGGGCCGGTCCGGATGGACGGCTGGGGCAAGCTGGTGGAGGAAACGGGCGATCTCTTCTACTACAACGCGGCCAAGGTGTATTCCTGGGGCGGGCTTTACGAGATCAACCACGAGTACAGCCCCATGGAGCTGCTGGAGGGGGCGGAGAACGACCCACAGGAGCACTACTTCCGCTTTCAGAAGCGCGGCTACGCCTACGCGCCGGAGCGCGCCGCCTACCTGCGCGCGTTCGCAAGGGCGCGCACGGGGCTGGCCAACCCCTATTGGGCCTACGGCACGATGCTGCGCACGCCGCGCGTCGCCTGCGAACGGATTCGGCTGCCCTGGTTCCACTACAACTACGGCGGGGGCGGCGAGGAGACGCGCGGCAGCTACGAGGTCGAGGCCGTCTTCGCCAGCTGCTTCAGGTCGCCCGAAGGGAGCGCGGCCGTGTTCCTGACGAACGTGGACGGTCGGACGCAGGGGGCTGAGGTGGAGCTTGACGCAAACGCGCTGGGGGCCGGAAGCGTGCTGCTGCACACGGGCTTTGACGCGGACGGGGGCCCCTCAACGACGGATTTAGGCATGCTGCAGGCGGGCGAGGTGCGGACGCTTCGGTTGGAGCTTTCTCCCCGCACGCTGTACATGCTAAAGATCAAATCATAA
- a CDS encoding ABC transporter permease subunit yields the protein MTNKATAARKRSTTYRMDHWTAYLMILPSLVFLGIFVLAPLVMSLEKSFTDWQFYGETRFIGLQNFQMVLKNQLFQRSLGNILWFVLAIVPTEIICCFLFAHVLRGMNQRVGAYAKTAIYVPTVISGVVASVIFLFIFNYQGGILNWLIMQTGHKRVAFLKDPTLSRMAVSFATIWLGFGYNSLVMYAGLQNIPQSYYEAAEVDGAGMLTKLFRITIPSLRNVFILIMVNLMAGTLQMFDLPYMMMNGTGGPVNSTLTPMIYVYNNFKSADYSMGYTVAASLLLMIIIGLLNSVVFMLIGSEKAQDE from the coding sequence ATGACAAATAAGGCAACGGCGGCCCGAAAGCGGAGCACCACCTATCGGATGGACCACTGGACGGCCTATCTGATGATCCTGCCCTCGCTGGTCTTTTTGGGCATCTTCGTGCTGGCGCCGCTGGTGATGTCGCTGGAAAAGAGCTTTACCGACTGGCAGTTTTACGGCGAGACCCGATTTATCGGCCTGCAAAACTTTCAGATGGTGCTCAAAAATCAGCTCTTTCAAAGGTCGCTCGGGAACATTTTGTGGTTCGTGCTGGCGATCGTGCCCACCGAAATCATTTGCTGCTTCCTCTTCGCGCACGTGCTGCGCGGCATGAACCAGCGCGTCGGCGCTTACGCGAAGACCGCGATTTACGTGCCGACCGTCATCTCGGGCGTGGTCGCGTCGGTCATCTTCCTCTTCATCTTCAACTACCAGGGCGGCATCCTCAACTGGCTCATCATGCAGACGGGCCACAAGCGCGTCGCCTTCCTCAAGGACCCCACGCTCTCGCGCATGGCCGTATCGTTCGCGACCATCTGGCTGGGGTTCGGCTACAACTCGCTGGTGATGTACGCGGGGCTTCAAAACATCCCGCAGAGCTATTACGAGGCCGCGGAGGTCGATGGGGCGGGCATGCTCACCAAGCTCTTTCGCATCACGATTCCGTCGCTGCGAAACGTGTTCATCCTCATCATGGTCAACCTCATGGCGGGCACGCTGCAGATGTTCGACCTGCCCTACATGATGATGAACGGCACCGGCGGGCCGGTCAACAGCACGCTGACGCCGATGATCTACGTGTACAACAACTTCAAGAGCGCCGATTACAGCATGGGCTATACCGTCGCGGCGTCGCTGCTGCTGATGATCATCATCGGGCTGCTCAACAGCGTCGTGTTCATGCTGATCGGTTCCGAAAAGGCGCAGGACGAGTGA
- a CDS encoding ABC transporter permease subunit has protein sequence MSVNKNRKRVEWVFTAVALLVTVISLFPLVWMGISAFKSGKEILKANPLRFFPSVWITDNFQKLFSDTTYPFLQSLASTAFVAVSAALLSISINSMAAYAYARLDFRFKKPLWRLTIFTMYIPGITILVTSFVVVNTLGMLDSYAVLILPGLASAYSIFFFRQFFLNMPMATEEAALIDGASRFRIFISIFIPNAKSPYVIMGTSAFLGCWNSFLWPAMTVTSSKYLQVMQVIRSYNNMYSNSYGVVLAGSIIAALPPIFVFLCFQRYIVKGLMISGIK, from the coding sequence ATGTCGGTCAATAAAAATCGAAAAAGGGTCGAATGGGTCTTTACCGCGGTCGCGCTCCTGGTGACGGTGATCTCCCTCTTCCCGCTGGTCTGGATGGGCATTTCCGCGTTTAAATCCGGCAAGGAAATCCTGAAGGCGAACCCGCTGCGCTTCTTCCCCTCCGTGTGGATCACGGACAACTTCCAAAAGCTGTTCAGCGATACGACCTACCCCTTCCTGCAATCGCTCGCTTCCACGGCGTTCGTGGCCGTTTCGGCGGCGCTGCTTTCGATCTCGATCAACTCGATGGCGGCCTACGCCTATGCGCGGCTGGACTTCCGATTCAAAAAACCGCTGTGGCGGCTGACGATCTTTACGATGTACATTCCGGGCATCACGATCCTGGTGACCTCCTTCGTGGTCGTCAACACGTTGGGCATGCTCGATTCCTACGCCGTGCTGATCCTGCCGGGACTGGCGAGCGCGTATTCGATCTTCTTCTTTCGGCAATTCTTTCTCAACATGCCGATGGCGACCGAGGAGGCCGCGCTCATCGACGGGGCCAGCCGCTTCCGCATCTTCATCAGCATCTTCATCCCGAACGCGAAGTCGCCCTACGTCATCATGGGCACCAGCGCGTTTCTGGGCTGCTGGAACAGCTTCCTCTGGCCCGCGATGACCGTCACCAGCAGCAAGTATTTGCAGGTGATGCAGGTCATACGCTCGTACAACAACATGTACAGCAATTCCTACGGCGTCGTGCTGGCGGGCTCGATCATCGCGGCGCTGCCGCCGATCTTCGTGTTCCTCTGCTTCCAGCGCTACATCGTCAAGGGCCTGATGATATCGGGCATCAAGTGA
- a CDS encoding DUF4185 domain-containing protein gives MMKRRIAALLSALLLATSPAALAAGGGGDEAAVAALPGKQWALHSLKKTRVTKVAQITGEESENKTQSRFGVWGTDLGSMAVLNGKTYMFGGDTFGAEDQSHWRSNVLFVIEDDDPSDGLTITDAVTDKTGRAKELLRSLKREGTEVTVIPTNLFSANGKLYCIYMSVSHWGDAGRWDCRHSGLAVSEDEGQTWKKLSDVMWPGDSNFIQTANCEIGDTMYFFGIPAGRMGGVALMKAPTAQIEDFSLYAYFTGTDEAGAPVFVQGEEGLAQAKQIIEGPVGEISVLYDAYLGNFILTYMCEKTYSIVMREGVTPWGPWGEPVTLATGAAYPSLYGAFMHPKYVEQEGRTFYFAMSQFFPIYNIQWMKAELPAIERSGD, from the coding sequence ATGATGAAAAGACGGATCGCAGCCCTTCTTTCGGCGCTGCTGCTCGCCACGTCGCCCGCGGCCCTCGCGGCCGGCGGCGGCGGGGACGAGGCCGCCGTCGCCGCCCTGCCCGGCAAGCAATGGGCGCTCCACAGCCTGAAGAAGACCCGCGTCACAAAGGTCGCCCAGATCACGGGCGAGGAGAGCGAAAACAAAACGCAGTCCCGATTCGGGGTCTGGGGGACGGATTTGGGCTCGATGGCCGTGCTGAACGGTAAGACCTACATGTTCGGCGGGGATACGTTCGGCGCGGAGGATCAGTCGCACTGGCGCAGCAACGTGCTGTTCGTGATCGAGGACGACGACCCGTCCGACGGGCTCACGATCACGGACGCGGTGACCGACAAGACCGGCCGGGCCAAGGAGCTGCTGCGCAGCCTCAAGCGGGAGGGCACGGAGGTGACGGTCATCCCCACCAACCTCTTTTCCGCGAACGGCAAGCTCTACTGCATTTACATGTCCGTGTCGCACTGGGGCGACGCGGGCCGGTGGGATTGCCGCCACTCCGGGCTGGCCGTTTCAGAGGACGAGGGCCAGACCTGGAAAAAGCTAAGCGACGTCATGTGGCCGGGGGACAGCAACTTCATTCAGACGGCCAACTGCGAGATCGGCGACACGATGTACTTCTTCGGCATCCCCGCAGGGCGGATGGGCGGCGTGGCGCTGATGAAGGCGCCGACGGCTCAGATCGAGGACTTTTCGCTCTACGCCTACTTCACCGGCACGGACGAGGCCGGCGCGCCGGTCTTCGTGCAGGGCGAGGAGGGCCTCGCGCAGGCAAAGCAGATCATCGAAGGGCCGGTAGGCGAGATTTCGGTGCTCTACGACGCATATCTGGGCAACTTCATCCTCACGTACATGTGCGAGAAGACGTATTCGATCGTCATGCGCGAGGGCGTCACGCCCTGGGGCCCGTGGGGCGAGCCGGTGACGCTTGCGACGGGCGCCGCGTATCCGTCGCTCTACGGCGCCTTCATGCACCCCAAATACGTGGAGCAGGAGGGAAGGACGTTTTACTTCGCGATGAGCCAGTTCTTCCCGATCTACAACATCCAGTGGATGAAAGCCGAGCTGCCCGCGATCGAGCGGAGCGGGGACTGA